One genomic region from Streptomyces sp. NBC_01431 encodes:
- a CDS encoding aminotransferase class I/II-fold pyridoxal phosphate-dependent enzyme: MTTELSPDALAGLLDQARQDYAALAARGLKLDLTRGKPSPEQLDLSEDLLSLPGGRYTSADGTDVRNYGGLQGLVELREIFAEVLQVPVPQLLAAGNSSLELMHDCLVHAMLSVLPGADSHWVDQERLAFLCPVPGYDRHFSLCERFGIEMIPVPMTDEGPDMDVVERLVAEDAGIKGIWCVPKYSNPSGVSYSDETVARLARMTTAAPDFRIFWDNAYAAHHLTDRPVEIADLLGSCAAAGHADRAFVFGSTSKITAAGAGVAFFGSSPANVQWLLANNSKRSIGPDKVNQLRHVLFLRDADGVRAHMERQRALLQPKFETVRRIFDSELGGTGLATWTTPEGGYFITLEVPEGCAKEVVARAAAAGVALTPAGATHPYGSDPRDATIRIAPSYPGLAELEQAILGLTACVRLVGYEKLSAAV, encoded by the coding sequence ATGACCACCGAGCTGAGCCCCGACGCCCTGGCCGGGCTGCTCGACCAGGCCCGGCAGGACTACGCGGCGCTGGCGGCCCGTGGCCTCAAGCTCGATCTCACGCGCGGCAAGCCCTCGCCCGAGCAGCTCGACCTCTCCGAGGACCTGCTCAGCCTGCCCGGCGGCCGGTACACCTCCGCGGACGGCACGGACGTACGCAATTACGGGGGGCTGCAAGGTCTCGTGGAGCTTCGGGAGATCTTCGCCGAGGTCCTCCAGGTGCCCGTCCCGCAGCTGCTCGCCGCCGGCAACTCCAGCCTGGAGCTCATGCACGACTGCCTCGTGCACGCCATGCTGAGTGTCCTGCCGGGTGCCGACTCGCACTGGGTCGACCAGGAGCGGCTGGCCTTCCTGTGCCCCGTGCCCGGCTACGACCGGCACTTCTCACTCTGCGAGCGGTTCGGCATCGAGATGATTCCGGTTCCGATGACCGACGAGGGCCCGGACATGGACGTCGTCGAGCGGCTCGTTGCCGAGGACGCGGGCATCAAGGGCATCTGGTGCGTGCCGAAGTACAGCAACCCGAGCGGCGTCAGCTACAGCGACGAGACCGTGGCGCGGCTGGCCCGCATGACGACCGCCGCCCCCGACTTCCGGATCTTCTGGGACAACGCCTACGCCGCCCACCACCTCACCGACCGGCCCGTCGAGATCGCCGATCTGCTCGGTTCCTGCGCGGCGGCCGGTCACGCGGACCGCGCGTTCGTCTTCGGCTCCACCTCCAAGATCACGGCCGCGGGCGCGGGCGTCGCCTTCTTCGGTTCGTCGCCCGCCAACGTGCAGTGGCTGCTCGCCAACAACTCCAAGCGCTCGATCGGCCCGGACAAGGTCAACCAGCTGCGCCACGTCCTGTTCCTGCGCGACGCGGACGGCGTGCGGGCCCACATGGAGCGCCAGCGCGCCCTGCTCCAGCCGAAGTTCGAGACGGTTCGGCGGATCTTCGACAGCGAGCTCGGCGGCACCGGCCTCGCCACCTGGACGACCCCCGAAGGCGGCTACTTCATCACCCTGGAGGTGCCGGAGGGCTGTGCCAAGGAGGTCGTGGCGCGGGCCGCGGCGGCGGGTGTCGCCCTGACCCCGGCCGGCGCGACGCACCCGTACGGCAGCGATCCGCGCGACGCCACCATCCGCATCGCGCCGAGCTACCCGGGCCTGGCCGAGCTGGAGCAGGCGATCCTGGGTCTGACCGCCTGCGTACGGCTCGTGGGGTACGAGAAGCTCAGCGCCGCGGTCTGA
- a CDS encoding ATP-binding protein: protein MGVEVVALAASGATSTVIGLAVTEAWTQARGLISRLFNRRRQQDGTEAGDEELRSAVEQLAAALRADDQYALGDATDRLRRRLRHSLQEGSATAAELVDLLRELDGERDRDTSFPASPAAATALSGVTFGAPPAVRASGPPSEVPALRTRFVNRTAELADLGDSSAPADASHVDVRVLAGPPGVGKTALARHWAHAMRRNFPDGRLYVDFAALRGRSEAGADVLDAVGHCLRSLGVQDTRLPSSLEERCALFRDRTSELRVLLVLDDVTAPAQVRALIPHGAGSVVLATSTAKLGELSVDGARPLPLEPLTPQAALLLLAARCGEARIAADPDAARQVADLCSGLPVALHVAAARLLTDRHLTLSALAAELRDEERRLTALRVGGESPVSAVFDSSYRQLTPELAHGYRLLGWIPGRSFDAATAAAALGTDVVAAQLLLDVLEDMSLLETAQDRRYRFHGLVRLHARERAAAEEPSDAGPAVVRRVLTHYLALTAFADRAVRADRTRVADLRSLLAGRTDPFAAQSGRKPLDWLEAERANIMAVLRAAGEYRLYTPGWQLAEGFTVLFLHHRHLGDWQESLELGAGYAAAAVAPAAEARLRSLLSRPLMDLGEHDAAHRELEVALACAEVAGDLVLQASVREFSGRYWDQFDPSRAIAAYRRSRELNVRGEEPRGAAIAAFFLGRAQDAQGESADALATLRQARTDLLSLPDPDHRMAARATLALGRALDHLGRTDEAAAMLREGARTLREQQAYAYEAEALLDLAAIATRPGADRSRLRDDLTRALTIHQEMGSPPTLIENLRARLHATD, encoded by the coding sequence GTGGGAGTCGAGGTGGTGGCGCTCGCCGCTTCGGGGGCTACGAGCACGGTGATCGGGCTCGCTGTCACAGAGGCGTGGACGCAGGCGCGGGGTCTCATCAGCCGCCTGTTCAACCGTCGTCGGCAGCAGGACGGCACCGAGGCGGGCGACGAGGAACTCCGTTCCGCCGTCGAGCAGTTGGCGGCGGCCCTGCGAGCGGATGACCAGTACGCGCTCGGCGACGCCACCGACCGGCTGCGGCGCAGGCTGCGCCACTCCCTCCAGGAGGGCTCCGCGACGGCAGCCGAACTGGTCGACCTGCTGCGCGAGTTGGACGGGGAACGCGACCGGGACACCTCCTTCCCGGCGTCCCCGGCCGCGGCCACCGCCTTGTCCGGGGTCACCTTCGGCGCGCCTCCGGCCGTGCGCGCGTCCGGCCCACCGTCAGAAGTCCCCGCCCTGCGGACCCGGTTCGTCAACCGGACCGCCGAGCTGGCCGACCTCGGCGACTCGTCGGCACCCGCCGACGCCTCGCACGTCGACGTCCGCGTACTCGCCGGGCCGCCCGGAGTCGGAAAGACCGCCCTCGCCCGGCACTGGGCACACGCGATGCGCCGGAACTTCCCCGACGGCCGGCTCTACGTCGACTTCGCGGCGCTGCGCGGCCGGTCGGAGGCCGGGGCGGACGTGCTCGACGCCGTTGGTCACTGCCTGCGCTCCCTCGGCGTCCAGGACACCCGCCTGCCATCGTCACTTGAGGAGCGATGCGCGCTCTTCCGCGACCGGACCTCTGAGCTGCGGGTACTGCTCGTCCTTGACGACGTGACCGCACCCGCGCAGGTACGGGCGCTGATTCCGCACGGCGCCGGCAGTGTCGTACTCGCCACGAGCACCGCGAAGCTCGGCGAGCTCTCGGTCGACGGAGCACGCCCGCTGCCCCTTGAACCGCTCACGCCGCAGGCCGCGCTGCTTCTGCTGGCCGCTCGGTGCGGCGAGGCGCGGATCGCCGCCGACCCGGACGCGGCACGGCAGGTGGCCGACCTGTGCTCCGGGCTCCCGGTCGCCCTGCACGTCGCCGCGGCCCGGCTGCTGACCGACCGCCACCTCACTCTGTCCGCGCTCGCCGCCGAACTCCGCGACGAGGAACGGCGGTTGACGGCCCTCCGCGTGGGAGGCGAGTCCCCGGTGTCCGCCGTCTTCGACTCCTCGTATCGACAGCTGACGCCGGAGCTGGCACACGGCTACCGGCTGCTCGGCTGGATCCCGGGCCGGTCCTTCGACGCGGCGACGGCCGCGGCCGCCCTGGGAACCGACGTGGTGGCCGCCCAGCTGCTTCTCGACGTACTGGAGGACATGAGCCTGCTGGAAACGGCGCAGGACCGCCGCTACCGGTTCCACGGCCTGGTGCGGCTGCATGCCCGCGAGCGCGCGGCGGCCGAGGAGCCGTCCGACGCCGGGCCCGCGGTCGTGCGGCGCGTGCTGACGCACTACCTGGCCCTCACGGCGTTCGCCGACCGCGCCGTGCGTGCCGACCGGACGCGCGTCGCCGACCTCCGCTCCCTGCTGGCCGGGCGGACGGACCCGTTCGCCGCGCAGAGCGGCCGAAAGCCCCTGGACTGGCTGGAGGCCGAGCGCGCCAACATCATGGCGGTCCTGCGTGCGGCCGGCGAGTACCGGCTGTACACGCCGGGCTGGCAGCTCGCGGAGGGCTTCACCGTACTGTTCCTGCACCATCGCCACCTCGGTGACTGGCAGGAGTCGCTGGAGCTGGGTGCCGGTTACGCGGCGGCCGCCGTCGCCCCGGCAGCCGAGGCACGACTGCGCAGCCTGCTCTCCCGCCCCCTCATGGACCTGGGTGAGCATGACGCGGCGCACCGGGAGCTGGAGGTCGCGCTGGCCTGTGCGGAAGTGGCCGGTGACCTGGTGCTACAGGCGTCCGTGCGGGAGTTCTCCGGCCGCTACTGGGACCAGTTCGACCCGTCCCGCGCGATCGCGGCGTACCGACGCTCAAGGGAACTGAACGTGCGTGGCGAAGAGCCGCGCGGCGCGGCTATCGCGGCTTTCTTCCTCGGCCGCGCGCAGGACGCGCAGGGCGAGTCGGCCGACGCGCTGGCCACGCTCCGGCAGGCCCGTACGGACCTGTTGTCCCTGCCCGACCCCGATCACCGCATGGCGGCCAGGGCCACCCTGGCGCTCGGCCGCGCCCTCGACCACTTGGGCCGGACCGATGAGGCCGCCGCCATGCTGCGGGAGGGGGCTCGGACACTGCGCGAGCAGCAGGCGTACGCGTACGAGGCCGAAGCCCTGCTCGACCTGGCAGCCATCGCCACGCGCCCCGGCGCGGACCGCTCCCGGCTGCGCGACGACCTGACGAGGGCCCTCACCATCCACCAGGAGATGGGCAGCCCACCCACCCTCATCGAAAACCTGCGCGCCCGCCTGCACGCCACCGACTGA